The DNA segment AAATACATCTGTTTCCTCCAAAAAAACATCCTGCTGAAATAGGCTCTAACACCGCACTTTAGCCGACAGCGCAGCTGGTCGGCAGCAAGCGATTGTTGGGCTTTTAATCGGTTCGACATTCGTCATTGTGGTTCCAACTGCTTCTTACGGCGTAACTTTGTTTGATCGCGGCGAGCGATGAGCTGTTTTGAGAAAGCCCGCAGAGCATTGATGTCGGCGAGCAGTTCATCAGGTGCTGGGCGGTCATTATGCAAAGCCTTGGATTTGTCATGGCCTGTCATCCAAGTACTGGCCTTCGACATGTGAAGATCGACACTATGGATGTCGGAGTCTTCAATTGCTACTTGGTTGAGCTTGAGTGTCTGCACACTGTTCCGATATCGGCACACTACGTTGTAGAACATGTCATCCTCAACACAAGATTCCCAAGCTTCGCGCAATAACCCATATATATGTGCCGCTTTCTCGTTGTATTCGGCCATATTGTTCGGATGAAGCGGCTTGATCTCGTGCACTAATCCGTCCAGGTATTGAGTCCGCTGGTTGACCTTCAAGGCATACCATGGTGCGCCGTTTGTCGTGACACCAGCCGATTTGCCAACTCGGCGCAAAGTATGCACGGCAATACCAACAGGCGTACCGGCCAAAGCTAGCGAGAGGCCGGCGTCCTGCAATTCCATTAGGAAAGCTATGTTATGCGTGAATATAATTACCTGCCGTTTCAACCCCTCGCGTGCGAGCCGAGCAGCGATCTTACCGGTAAACACATGATCAAGTGATGAGACCGGGTCGTCCAAAACGATCGCGTTGGCATGTGGAGCAAGCTGAAGTTCAGCCAAGAAGCCAGCAATCGCGATGACACGCGCTTCGCCCTCACTGAGTATTTGGGATGTACGCGCACGGTTCAGTATGTTAGCGCCTTCTAGCCACATCTCGTGCACCGTCTCTCCGATGTCTCCACTAGCCTTCAGCGAAATAGGAACCCTCGTCGCGCCTAGCTCACTAAGCTCCGCCTTAAAGGCATTTAGCAACTCAGGGGTCAGGTTCTTCCGGATTATCGTTGTACCTTGCCGCGTGATCTCTTGTGTACGAAGGGTGGCGACGGCGCGACGCAGATTAGCATTGCGGCGTGCCTTTGCGACAAACGCGCTGATATCAACTTTCCTTGTATTGAGTGCTTTTCGCGATTTGCGTTCTGCCACGTTGGCGATGAGCTTCTTATACTCCTCGGGTTTAGCCGCGTTCGTGATTTCGGTAGTCTTTTGTGTAAGCGTTTGCATAACTGCTTGTAGTGCCTCCGCAACTGATGCAGGCCAGGGTGGCAGCAACACTGCCTTCCGCGGATCTTCACCTTCTTTGAGCAAAGCTAGTGATGCTGCTTTTCGCTTCGCAACCGCCACGTGGTAGGCTTGAAAATCACCTGCCACCTTCGTGTCCTGACTGGCGAGATCGTCGAAAATGAATTCTAGCGCTGCGTCAGACGAGGGAGCTATATGTTCTACTTTATCGCGCATCAACATCAGCGCGTTACGCTTGCCGGCGAGCACAGCGTTTGTGGCATCCTCCATGAACTTCTTAAAACGGCCAAAACGGGCAACCGCCCGCTCATCTAATGGTTGTTGACACAGTACGCAGACCGCATCGTCTGTCTTTGGGAAGGATTCGCCGGGATAGGCTATCTCTTCAGAATATTGCTTCGCTGCCTTGTAGAGGATTTCCCATTGATTGGTAGACGCAACGCCGGGCAGTGCTTCGGGCGTCTGCCGTTCGGCCATGGCAGACGCATGTGCGAGCTGCGCGGCGTTTACTTCAGCAAGAACCTTCTGGATGGCTTCATTCGTCAACTCCGCACACATTACAACGAGTCCAGCCATAGCGTTAACCGCATTATTGACGCGCCCCTTGGTCTTATCGAGGCGGGCGACCTCTTGCGTCGCTTTTGAGGAGTCTGATGTCCGCACGAGCCTTTCATGGGCAGCCAATTCCAGCTCATCCTGCGGAGTCCAAAGCGTAGCTGCTTGAATAACCTCGTCTTTGGTGGTCTCCGACAATGACTCAAGAAAGATTGCCGAAGGTGTGCCCACTTCAATGGCTGAATCCTGAATCGGGGAAAGGTCCGTTATCTCGGCTTCCAAGTCAGCCCGAACTTTCAGGACTATCTCAGCAGTTTTCATGAATATGTCTCCACCGTAAGGTAGATAGCTGATTTCGTTGCGGGCATCCGTAATGACTCTGGCGCAACGACTGTCGAACACAGTGATATTGGTCAAGACAGGATCAGGGGGGATATCTTGGGTCCAAATAATATTCATTTGCTTGTCGTCCTGTTTTATCTTAAGAGTCGCGGTTGGTGTACCGGGTGGTACCCTTGCGAAGACGTCTGGAAGGATACGCTCTTCTTTATCGCGGGCTTGGCAAGCGAGCTTCAGAATTCGGGAGTAGCCGGACTTACCGGAGCCGTTGTCTCCGTATACCACCGTGACGCCACTTTCGGCGAAGGGCTGTGTCTGACCAGCCTTGATAATGTTAACGTTTCGGACATCGTCAATTGACAGCAGTTTGACCGCAAGCACTGTTGCTGGAGCACCCGAAAATTTGCCAGCAACTGGGGGAATTGGCTTCAGATTATCCGGGGGTGGTGAAAGCTTCAAGTCTGCTCTGGCCAAAGCCAGTATCTCAGAATAATCCTGATTACTTAGCGGCTGTTCGCCTGTCGTCAAAACACGACGTACAACATCTCCTTGCCAAGCTGGTAAAGTGTTAGCCCACGTGATCACATCGTCAATGGTAGCCATATATTAATCTATTGGTCTAACTATTCAATAAACTGCAAACTTGCTGTCTATGACTCGTTAGACATTGCTATACAAATTAGTTATTAAATAGTTACCGAATAATTGCTTTGTATAAATACATCAAAACAAAATTCCTTCACTTTCTTACAATAATAAGACAAAAGGATGACAAAACCAAAAAAAATATTGGAACATGTCAGTTAACATCAGGCAGTTGGCAGTTTACGGTCGGCGGTAAGCGGCCAGGGGTGGGTTTTTTGCTCAGTTTTTTCTTCTCCACCCCGAATATCCCTGCCGTGTATTTTTCATAGAGATCGAAGAGGTATTCGATCCGTTTCGTTTCATTGGGAAATGGCTGCGGACGGTAACACAAATCCACGGCTTTATCGAGTTCCTGGTGGGCCTTTACCAGCGCCGGCGGCATCGTCAGCGGATCATACAAATCGGCCAGGCTGCTGCCGGGAAACTGCAACCGGGTATCCAGCACCTTCTGCGCCGCCGCTTCCACCACCTGCTTTTGCTTATCCGTGGGATTTTCCGGCCAGGGGAAATTGTTGTAAACGATTGTATTTGAATAACGGAATCTGCTTTCTAATCTTCCGCAAATATGCTTAACCCATACGACATGCATAAAAGAGCTTAAAACACCAAATTCAAATTTTGACGCTTTTGGAATAACACTGGCTGAGTTATTAATTATAAAGTCAGATGTAAAAAAGCCAAGAGGTATATATGTTCTGTTTTCAGAAGTTGTCAAAGGGACGAATATGAAATCATTAATCGGCTGCCTTAATTCAGCAAATATTGAAGGATATCCAGCAGCAATTTTTGTCGGTAGCTTTTTACTCTTTAAACGAAATTCCCGAACATTTTCAATCCTCCTTAGAATCAACGGAAATTGTTGTAAATCATTTGGTTCTGCTCCAACAAGCCATAAACACCATCGAGTTTTATTTTTTAAAAATTCATCTGCACTGATGAAGGGCCTGATATATTTCCTACTATTTGGTTCTGCATTAATTAAATCTTCTTTTTC comes from the Bacteroidales bacterium genome and includes:
- a CDS encoding AAA family ATPase; amino-acid sequence: MATIDDVITWANTLPAWQGDVVRRVLTTGEQPLSNQDYSEILALARADLKLSPPPDNLKPIPPVAGKFSGAPATVLAVKLLSIDDVRNVNIIKAGQTQPFAESGVTVVYGDNGSGKSGYSRILKLACQARDKEERILPDVFARVPPGTPTATLKIKQDDKQMNIIWTQDIPPDPVLTNITVFDSRCARVITDARNEISYLPYGGDIFMKTAEIVLKVRADLEAEITDLSPIQDSAIEVGTPSAIFLESLSETTKDEVIQAATLWTPQDELELAAHERLVRTSDSSKATQEVARLDKTKGRVNNAVNAMAGLVVMCAELTNEAIQKVLAEVNAAQLAHASAMAERQTPEALPGVASTNQWEILYKAAKQYSEEIAYPGESFPKTDDAVCVLCQQPLDERAVARFGRFKKFMEDATNAVLAGKRNALMLMRDKVEHIAPSSDAALEFIFDDLASQDTKVAGDFQAYHVAVAKRKAASLALLKEGEDPRKAVLLPPWPASVAEALQAVMQTLTQKTTEITNAAKPEEYKKLIANVAERKSRKALNTRKVDISAFVAKARRNANLRRAVATLRTQEITRQGTTIIRKNLTPELLNAFKAELSELGATRVPISLKASGDIGETVHEMWLEGANILNRARTSQILSEGEARVIAIAGFLAELQLAPHANAIVLDDPVSSLDHVFTGKIAARLAREGLKRQVIIFTHNIAFLMELQDAGLSLALAGTPVGIAVHTLRRVGKSAGVTTNGAPWYALKVNQRTQYLDGLVHEIKPLHPNNMAEYNEKAAHIYGLLREAWESCVEDDMFYNVVCRYRNSVQTLKLNQVAIEDSDIHSVDLHMSKASTWMTGHDKSKALHNDRPAPDELLADINALRAFSKQLIARRDQTKLRRKKQLEPQ
- a CDS encoding methylase — its product is MHVVWVKHICGRLESRFRYSNTIVYNNFPWPENPTDKQKQVVEAAAQKVLDTRLQFPGSSLADLYDPLTMPPALVKAHQELDKAVDLCYRPQPFPNETKRIEYLFDLYEKYTAGIFGVEKKKLSKKPTPGRLPPTVNCQLPDVN